Proteins encoded by one window of Glycine soja cultivar W05 chromosome 15, ASM419377v2, whole genome shotgun sequence:
- the LOC114386892 gene encoding protein Brevis radix-like 4, which produces MLTCIARPKKPGGDSASDDPSSRSQQGVKSLTCQLKEMALKASGAYKQCGPCATAPSRPSRSGTESDSESSSSRRRWGKELEARLKGISSGEGTPSSSGRRVVMLLEDEEEPKEWVAQVEPGVLISFVSLPRGGNHLKRIRFSREIFNKWQAQRWWAENYDKVMELYNVQRLDRQAFPLPTPPRSEDESSKRESIEDFPVTPPLSRERPPCNLYRAGGRGGGGMGMGYSSSDSFDHTSMQSSRHYYDPNGVNSTPKASTISAAAKTDISSIMDADASIRSSSSREADRSGDLSISNASDFDNEWVEQDEPGVYITIRALLGGKKELRRVRFSREKFGEMHARLWWEENRARIHEQYL; this is translated from the exons atgcttacgTGCATAGCACGTCCGAAGAAACCCGGTGGCGACTCGGCAAGCGACGATCCGAGTTCGCGGAGCCAGCAGGGAGTGAAGTCGCTGACGTGTCAGCTGAAGGAGATGGCGCTGAAGGCGTCGGGAGCGTACAAGCAGTGCGGCCCGTGCGCGACGGCGCCGAGTAGGCCGAGTCGCAGCGGAACCGAGTCGGACTCGGAGTCGTCGTCGTCCCGGCGGCGGTGGGGGAAGGAGCTGGAGGCGCGGCTGAAGGGGATATCGAGCGGGGAAGGGACGCCGAGCTCGAGCGGGAGGAGGGTGGTGATGCTGCTCGAGGACGAGGAGGAGCCGAAGGAGTGGGTGGCGCAGGTGGAGCCTGGCGTTTTGATCTCCTTTGTGTCGCTTCCACGTGGCGGGAACCATCTCAAACGGATACGATTCAG tcGCGAGATATTTAACAAATGGCAAGCTCAAAGATGGTGGGCAGAGAACTATGACAAGGTGATGGAACTTTACAATGTTCAAAGGCTTGATCGCCAAGCTTTCCCTCTTCCAACTCCACCAAGGTCTGAAGACGAG AGTTCAAAGCGTGAATCAATAGAAGATTTCCCAGTGACACCTCCACTGAGCAGGGAAAGGCCACCTTGTAATCTATACCGTGCCGggggaagaggaggaggaggcatGGGAATGGGGTACTCATCCTCAGATTCCTTTGATCACACCTCAATGCAATCATCCCGGCATTACTATGACCCCAATGGTGTGAACTCAACCCCAAAGGCTTCCACCATTAGTGCTGCTGCAAAGACAGATATCTCATCAATAATGGATGCTGATGCTTCCATAAGAAGTAGTTCATCCAGGGAAGCTGATCGCTCTGGGGATCTTTCAATCAGCAATGCCAGTGACTTTGACAATGAATGGGTTGAGCAGGATGAGCCTGGGGTTTACATCACCATCAGAGCTCTCCTGGGTGGCAAAAAGGAGCTCAGACGAGTCAGGTTCAG TCGAGAAAAGTTTGGGGAGATGCATGCTAGACTATGGTGGGAAGAGAACCGTGCCAGAATACATGAACAATACTTGTGA
- the LOC114388201 gene encoding vacuolar protein sorting-associated protein 2 homolog 1-like, with amino-acid sequence MSFIFGKRKTPAELLRENKRMLDKSIREIERERQGLQTQEKKLIAEIKKSAKQGQMGAVRVMAKDLVRTRHQVEKFYKLKSQLQGVSLRIQTLKSTQAMGEAMKGVTKAMGQMNRQMNLPSLQKIMQEFERQNEKMELTSEMMGDAIDDALEGEEDEEETEDLVNQVLDEIGIDINQELVNAPSSAVAAPASKTKVPQVETTGNDDGGIDSDLQARLDNLRKM; translated from the exons ATGAGTTTCATCTTTGGAAAGCGAAAAACCCCCGCAG AGCTTCTGCGGGAAAATAAGAGGATGCTGGACAAATCAATCAGAGAAATTGAGCGTGAGCGGCAAGGATTGCAAACACAAGAAAAGAAATTGATTGCGGAGATAAAGAAAAGTGCCAAACAGGGCCAGATG GGAGCTGTTAGAGTTATGGCAAAAGATCTTGTTAGAACAAGGCATCAGGTTGAGAAGTTTTATAAGCTAAAATCTCAGCTCCAAGGTGTATCACTCAGAATTCAG ACTTTGAAATCTACACAAGCAATGGGTGAGGCTATGAAAGGCGTGACAAAGGCCATGGGGCAAATGAATAGGCAAATGAACTTGCCATCTTTGCAGAAAATCATGCAAGAATTTGAGAGACAGAATGAGAAGATGGAATTGACATCTGAGATGATGGGAGATGCAATAGATGATGCTttggaaggagaagaagatgaagaggaaACTGAAGATCTAGTTAACCAAGTCCTTGATGAGATTGGAATTGACATCAACCAAGAG CTTGTAAATGCACCATCATCAGCTGTTGCTGCCCCGGCTTCAAAGACAAAGGTACCTCAAGTTGAAACGACTGGGAATGATGATGGCGGGATAGATAGTGATTTACAGGCAAGGTTAgacaatttaagaaaaatgtaa